From the Pseudomonas sp. VD-NE ins genome, the window CTGCCGATCCTGCGCTCCGACGATGGCCGCTCGCTGCCGCAGACCTTTCGCGGCGGTCAGATCACCTCTACCGAGATCAACGGCCTGACCGTCTACGGCGGCCAGTTCCGCGGCAACAGCCCGCGCAACGACGCGAGCATGGAAGACATGTCAATGAACGGCCGTGGCGCGTTCACTTCCGATCGCTTCAACTTTGGCGGCGGTGAATACACCTTCAACGACAAGCGCACCCTGGTCGGCGTGTGGTACGCCGAACTCAGCGACATCTACCAGCAGCAGTATTTCAACCTCAGCCACAGCCAGCCGTTGGGCGACTGGACGCTGGGCGCCAACCTCGGTTTCTTCACCGGCAAGGAAGACGGCAGCGCCCAGGCTGGTGACCTCGACAACAAAACTGCGTTCGCCCTGCTTTCGGCCAAATACGGCGGCAACACGTTCTATGTCGGCCTGCAAAAACTCAGCGGCGACGACGCCTGGATGCGGGTCAACGGCACCAGCGGCGGCACCCTCGCCAACGACAGCTACAACGCCAGTTATGACAACGCCAAGGAGCGCTCCTGGCAGCTGCGCCACGACTACAACTTCGTCGCCCTCGGCATCCCCGGCCTGACCCTGATGAACCGCTACATCAGCGGCGACAACGTGCACACCGGGACGACCACTGACGGCAAGGAATGGGGCCGCGAGTCGGAACTGGCCTACACGGTGCAAAGCGGCCCGTTGAAAAACCTCAACGTGAAATGGCGCAATGCGACGATACGCCGAGACTTCAGCACCAACGAGTTTGACGAGAACCGGATCTTTATCAGTTATCCGATTTCGTTGTTGTAATGCTCACTTTCCCTGTGGGAGC encodes:
- a CDS encoding OprD family porin, encoding MSTLVRSSVRPSRLSVTRPRTALSLIGCSSLALAMPMSADAEGFLEDSKATLNLRNAYFNRNFVNPAYPQGKAEEWTQNFILDAKSGFTQGTVGFGLDVLGMYSQKLDGGKGTGGTQLLPVHDDGRPADNFGRLGVALKAKVSKTELKVGEWMPVLPILRSDDGRSLPQTFRGGQITSTEINGLTVYGGQFRGNSPRNDASMEDMSMNGRGAFTSDRFNFGGGEYTFNDKRTLVGVWYAELSDIYQQQYFNLSHSQPLGDWTLGANLGFFTGKEDGSAQAGDLDNKTAFALLSAKYGGNTFYVGLQKLSGDDAWMRVNGTSGGTLANDSYNASYDNAKERSWQLRHDYNFVALGIPGLTLMNRYISGDNVHTGTTTDGKEWGRESELAYTVQSGPLKNLNVKWRNATIRRDFSTNEFDENRIFISYPISLL